One uncultured Draconibacterium sp. genomic window, TTTGCCAACAGAACCGGAGCATGTTGACCCCTTGGGACAGTTTCCGGGCAGAAAAACGGAGCATGCTGACCCCTCAGATTTTAGGTTTTGGTTAATTGGTGGTTTTAACTGCTAAAAAATAGATATGGCCGGAAAACCTAAAAGAATGAGTCAGGTAAAACAAATATTACAACTGTACAAGCAAGGCTATAAAATAAAGCCTATTGCGAAGAATTTAAGCATCAGCAAAAACACCGTAAAAAGTTATCTTGAAAAATACCGAAGTTCAAAACTAAGCCTTGATACCTTGCTGAAAATGGAAGACCATGATTTGGAAAAAGTCTTTCATCCTGGCAACCCGGCTTATAAGGACGACCGGTTTGACATCCTCACAGATAACCTTGACTACTACACCAAAGAGCTGAAACGAGAAGGTGTTACCCGTAAGTTATTGTGGGAAGAATACCGGATGTCCTATCCAGCCGGTTATAGTTTAAGCCAGTTTAGTTTCCATTTATCACAGCACCTGCTGACCAAAAGGCCATCGTTGGTGTTAAAACACGAGCCGGGGGAAAAACTGTTTGTTGACTTTGCGGGCAAAAAGCTATCGTACATCGACCGCGAAACCGGGGAAATAATCGAATGCCAGGTTTTTGTAGCCTGCTTGCCGTACTCCGACTATGGCTTTTGCGTGGCTGTCCCAAGCCAGTCGACCGATGATTTTATACATGCCCTTACGCTATGTTTAGAAAGCCTGGGCGGGGCACCCAAAGCTTTGGTGCCGGACAACCTAAAAGCCGCTGTAACAAAAGCCAACCGGTACGAGCCCACAATAAACCGGGCACTGGAAGATTTTGCCAACCACTATAATATGGCAGTAGTCCCTGCCCGTGCGCGAAAACCGCAGGACAAGGCTTTGGTCGAGAACCAGGTGAAACTAATTTACAACCGGGTTTACGCACGAATACGCAACCAGCAATTTTTTTCGCTCGGAGACCTGAATGCTGCCATAACAGAACATACGGCAAAGCATAACCAAACCCGCATGCAGAAACGGGATTACTGCCGACAGGAACACTTCCTGTCAAATGAAAAACACCTGCTGCAACCCCTGCCCGAAACGGCCTTTGAAATAAAGTACTACAAAGAATACAAACTGGCACAGAATAACCATATTTACCTGGGACAGGACAAGCATTATTACAGTGCCCCATACCAGCATATCGGCAAAAAACTTAAAGTCGTTTACACAAGGTCTGTTGTCCGCATTTTTTCCGGTAACGACATGGTTGCCGTCCATAAACGGAGCTTTGTAAAAGGTGGTTATACTACCGACAAAAACCACCTGTGCTCCACCCATCAGCATTACCTGAACCGGAGCCCTGAATACTACCGGAACAAGGCATCTAAACTCTCCGGGGCCCTGGCCCGCCTGGTTGAGTTGATGTTTACACAAAACCGATACCCGGAACACCTGTACCGTGGGTGCGACGGCTTGTTTAGCCTCTGGCGCAACACTCCCGCGGAAACCTTTGACAAAGCCTGCCAGATAGCCATCGAACACCAAAACTACAGCTATAGGTTTGTACAAAACATCATAAAAAATAAAATGACAGAAACCGAAGAAGAAAAACCCGGCAAAGCCCTGCCGGAACACAACAACATAAGGGGCAAAGAATATTACAACAATCAATTACCATTTAAAATTTTAGTAAATGAACAACATTGAGAACCAATTAGCAGAGCTGCGCTTACATGGAATTAAAAGCAGCTGGAAAGCGTTGACCGAAACAAAACGCATGAGTGAACTAACATTACCCGAAGGCCTTGAAATACTGCTGCAGGCAGAGATACAGGACCGGGAAAACCGTCGCTTCGACAGGCTCCGGAAAGCGGCAATGTTCCGCTACCAGGCTTCTGTCGAAGAATTGAATTATGACGCCTCAAGGGGGCTTGATAAAGGCCTGGTATCGACCCTTGCAACAGGAAGTTATATTGCAAAAGGCGAATCAGTTCTAATAACCGGTGCCACCGGGTGCGGTAAAAGTTTTGTCAGTTCGGCACTGGGGCACCACGCCTGTGCACAAGGATATAAAGTAATGTATTTTAATGTCCAGAAACTTTTACAACGCACTAAAATGGCACGCCTGGAAGGAACAATACACCAGCTTTTGCAGAAAATATCAAAAACTAATTTGCTGATACTTGATGATTTTGGGCTAACGCACCTGGAAAAACAACATCAACTTGATTTAATGGAAATTATTGAAGACAGGCATGCCAGGTCAGCAACAATAATTGTAAGCCAACTGCCTGTAGCAAGCTGGTTTGACGTGATTGGCGAAGCAACAATTGCCGATGCAATTTTAGACCGTTTGGTACATACGTCATACCGGATTGAATTGAAAGGAGAAAGTTTAAGAAGAAAAATGTAATTTTGTCATATATCGGTCATTCCGAAACCTAAAATAACAGGGGGTCAATATCACCGGAATGAGGGGTCAACATCACCGGAATATCAAACAAGCAATATTGTAAGATAGATCAAATTATTTTTGGCTCTTAATTTCATATAGCTATTGTCTTTTTTAGCCTTGCACACAACGATTGGTACTTTTTGTCAGGGTGGATTTCGGAGAGCGTTACTGTCCGATAGAACACCGAACTGCGATGCGAGAATCTGCAGTTGGCGCACCACCAAACCCCGCCCTGCAATATGTACCGTGTTGCAGTTTTTTTTCTTAATTAACCAGAATTCTGATTTTAAAAATAGTCTAGATGGTTACTAATTCGGCTAACTTTGATGCAATATTTTCCATTGAATCTTCAAGTGTACTTAGTCCACTACGCGAACCTAGTAATGGACTTACTTCTCGTAAATCTTCGAAAGTCGTGTTGTGAACAATTGGAACTAGTAAATCACGAGCTAATAAAGCAGAAAGCTCTTTATCTGCAATTCCCTCTCCTTTTACACGTTCAAGAAAAGAAGGAGTAACTAATACAATCCCAACTCTAGATTTTGCCAGTCCTTTGTCTATTTCCCGAAGTAATGATGAGCCTAATAAAACATCTTTCTCACTAAACCAAACGGATACACCATTTGACTCAAGTAAATCGTGCAAATCTTTAGCAGAATCTTTGCGGTCATCCCAAGCATGACAAAGAAAAACGTCTCGCAAGTCTGGTAAATTTGAACGTTTTTCAACATTTTCTCGAACAGGTGTTAGAGTTCGAATTTCTGCCGGTGTGTATAAAACAGCAGAACCAGCAGAAGACCAACTTGCTTTAGTTTTAGTTCGTCCTGTACCACTGCTACTACTTATTCGATTGTTTGAATATGAAGAGTAAGATGGAGAATAAGATTGATAGGAACCGTAACTACGATAGCTACTACCTCCACATACTGGGCAGTTTGCCCTTCCACTTGCCGTTCGATGACCATTTCTTGGTGCTGTACATCTTGCCATTTTTCTTAATTTAGGTTGTTTACATTATAATTTATAAGCTTAAAAAATTGTGTTTCATATTTAATGTTTCAAATATATATGTCTATTATTTTCCTTTTTCAATTAGATTTATTTCATCTTCGGTAAACAATTCCCAATTCTTTGTTTCATTGTTCCATAAGAATTTGTTGTTGTTTATACAGTCGATATATAATTCTTCAAAATGAGCAACAATGTTATCAAGGTCACTACCAAGTTCGCTCGCATTTTGTGTAATAAAAAGGCTTGACTGTCCTAAAGAATTTTCAAATTTTATTTG contains:
- the istA gene encoding IS21 family transposase; this encodes MSQVKQILQLYKQGYKIKPIAKNLSISKNTVKSYLEKYRSSKLSLDTLLKMEDHDLEKVFHPGNPAYKDDRFDILTDNLDYYTKELKREGVTRKLLWEEYRMSYPAGYSLSQFSFHLSQHLLTKRPSLVLKHEPGEKLFVDFAGKKLSYIDRETGEIIECQVFVACLPYSDYGFCVAVPSQSTDDFIHALTLCLESLGGAPKALVPDNLKAAVTKANRYEPTINRALEDFANHYNMAVVPARARKPQDKALVENQVKLIYNRVYARIRNQQFFSLGDLNAAITEHTAKHNQTRMQKRDYCRQEHFLSNEKHLLQPLPETAFEIKYYKEYKLAQNNHIYLGQDKHYYSAPYQHIGKKLKVVYTRSVVRIFSGNDMVAVHKRSFVKGGYTTDKNHLCSTHQHYLNRSPEYYRNKASKLSGALARLVELMFTQNRYPEHLYRGCDGLFSLWRNTPAETFDKACQIAIEHQNYSYRFVQNIIKNKMTETEEEKPGKALPEHNNIRGKEYYNNQLPFKILVNEQH
- the istB gene encoding IS21-like element helper ATPase IstB gives rise to the protein MNNIENQLAELRLHGIKSSWKALTETKRMSELTLPEGLEILLQAEIQDRENRRFDRLRKAAMFRYQASVEELNYDASRGLDKGLVSTLATGSYIAKGESVLITGATGCGKSFVSSALGHHACAQGYKVMYFNVQKLLQRTKMARLEGTIHQLLQKISKTNLLILDDFGLTHLEKQHQLDLMEIIEDRHARSATIIVSQLPVASWFDVIGEATIADAILDRLVHTSYRIELKGESLRRKM
- a CDS encoding toll/interleukin-1 receptor domain-containing protein: MARCTAPRNGHRTASGRANCPVCGGSSYRSYGSYQSYSPSYSSYSNNRISSSSGTGRTKTKASWSSAGSAVLYTPAEIRTLTPVRENVEKRSNLPDLRDVFLCHAWDDRKDSAKDLHDLLESNGVSVWFSEKDVLLGSSLLREIDKGLAKSRVGIVLVTPSFLERVKGEGIADKELSALLARDLLVPIVHNTTFEDLREVSPLLGSRSGLSTLEDSMENIASKLAELVTI